The stretch of DNA aaattgaaatgaatcgtttcatatatcaagtcatttttaacacaactgctaccatatacaattttacaattactcttgtgctaaatttttcacaatacacgatcggtcactgatatgaaatttcacgaagcaaccaacattaaaattacaaatttaaattttatttgctaaaattcattttatcactcaccctacttgcaatataaaaatactcTCGAATGCCGATCTCCCTAGGGCACCTGGGTTTCgatgtctctattagggaacacatttcggtgggaacgaaagctacccctacttttatgtatttgcaatactgatttcccccagacagcttggttttgatgtctctgttagggaaccgccgcatgtatcgtcaatttcgaccaactagaagtggatatttctgttaggataggggttgagatttttgaattgttcgatagttagtttcatgacatatattattttattcaatataaaaaattgttatggagtgcccaaatcgattgacgcaaaaatatcatcaatccatcatgaaatgactgagcaataagcgtttgaaattggacaattttcgcgatgtgctcgattttagattttcaatttgtaccccaatatgttcccgaaagacgtaatcctacgtcaataatatGTAATTTACATTCAGTGTCAGTGtgaaaagagataaaaaatcAGTTTGGATGTAAAGTGAACGTGTTTTGCTGTGTTCTCGACATGACAATTTCATTACGGTGTTGATAGCCAtggagaaaataaaaatattattccaTTGAGTATTTAGTGGATCTTGCGTCCAGCGTAGTAATGTTTTTTACGTTGCATAACGTAATTTCATACCTTATATTTCGAGAGAAATATTTTTCATCCGTGTAATAACAAGTGAGCATCGGCAGCTGCTATCGTTAAATCTTGGAGTGcaagaaaaaaaggaaagaaaagaaaatgtcGACCAGCGAGATTGAAGAATTCGTAAATGGTGCACTTATTTCTTGGGTGAGTTTTTGTTCTGTTTCTCATTTTAAAACATCAATTGATCCTCAAAGTTTTTGATATGTTCAGTAAGATTGAATATATGCAATCTTTAATCGTTATACGGAAGTAGTTACAGTTTACATAAATTTCACAGTCCGGAAATGTTATATTTAGTATATTTGTGATTTCCTAGATTCCTTTAATTTTTGGGAAGATAATACCCGTAAAATTTTTacctttttacatttttactgtTATCTTAAAGCCAGCTATAATTGTTGATGTTTTTCACATTTTTGACGAATCACTTTCAATATGCGAAACCATATGCAAACATGAAGCATatacaatttttcttcaaatgctGATGCATTGTCTTATTCTACAGGTTGAGTCGTGTCTCCCACGCCACGAAATAATTGCTGGATACGCTTCTCTATTGGATGGAACAATTTTGCATAGCGTGTATCTTCAAATTGATCCCGAACCACAGTACCTTCCAGTGAATGTAAAAAGTACAGATAGTCATACGCTAATTAACGCTCGGTCGCGCAGTTTTGATGCAATCGTTAGAAATTTGCGAAATCTCTACAATGAAGAACTTGGACAGACTATATTGGCTCTACCTGATTGCTCAATGCTGTGCCAATCGCCAGAATCAAGAGCCGGGCTAGAGCAGATGAAGTTGCTTATAACATTACTTCTAGGTGCTGCAGTACAGTGCCCAAATAAAGAAATATTCATAGCTCGTATCAAAGAGTTGGATGTAAATACCCAGCATGCGATTGTTGAAATCATTAAACAAGTTACCGATAGCCAAACATTGGTTTTGACACAAGAAGCTATGGACCATCTTCCGGAGGAAGCATGTAAACACATCCTTCGACTCGCAAAAGAACGTGATCAATATCATAGCAAATGGATGTCATCGGTGATGTCGGATGTTGACACAATGAACAGTTCAAGTTCAAAATCAAGCCTACACAATTCCTCCTCATCGGGGACAAGTTCAGCAAATACACCGTTGACATCTTCTGAGAATAACCATTTAGCTGTGGAACTAGCTGATTATAAATCGAAACTGCGAAAGTTGCGTCAAGAGCTGGAAGAAAAATCTGAAGTGCTAATGGAAGTCAAAGAAGAGCTCGACCATAAATGTAGCCAATATGAGAAACTGAGGATAGAAAGTCAAGATTGGTACTCCGAAGCAAGGCGAGCTGCCGCGTATAGAGATGAAGTGGACGTATTGCGAGAGCGCGGAGAACGAGCCGATCGTCTCGAGATAGAAGTCCAGAAACTTAGGGAAAAGTTATCTGACGCGGAATTCTATCGAACGAGAGTAGAAGAACTGCGGGAAGATAATCGAATGTTGCTGGAAACAAAGTGAGTAACCattattaaccctttcgttacgagcgtcgtctatagacgacatctgcgcgacgtcctgtgtgtacgagtgtcgtctataaacgacatccacgcgacgagctgtgtgtacgagcgtcgtctttagacgacatgaaattcatactgctcttcgatcatactagcgcgatgtgcatacttttcggcgcagtgctccgtacaggcgTAGCACTTCAGCGGAGCACACTgtcgtagtgaaagggttaatgccAATGTCGTAgtaatgttaattttttttaatcattatAGGGAAATGTTGGAAGAACAGTTGCTTCGTTCTAGAAAACGAAGTGATCAAGTGATGATACTCGAAAcagaaataataaaatttaaacaGATGATGAACGATATGTCACTGGAACGTGATGTAGATAAAAGTAAACTACAAGACCTACTTGAGGAAAACGTGCAGTTGCAGTTGGCGACCAAGAACCTGATGGCAGGAACAGAAGCAGCCATTAATCAAAATCAGTCAGATACCGAGGAAGACATACCATCCAATGACAACAGTTTATCAGAACAGCTTACTACCAACGCACAGGTATTGTTAATATGTTGCTcatgtgttattttttataaatgatgTAGCTACACGCATGTGAGAAGGATAACGTTTCACAATAACATTGATATTTTCTAGTCTCGTGCACTCAAATTGGAACTGGAAAATCGGCGCTTATTGGCAGCACTTGATGGTTTGAAAGAAACCTCTTTTCATGAATCTTCTAACAAAATATTGGATCTAGAGAAAGATAAGAAGAAAATATCTTTGCGCTTAGAACAAATGCAAGACAACTGTAATCGACTTGTGCAGCAAAATAGCGAGCTTGAAAATGTCTTCAAGAACGCActggaagaaaacaaaaaactaCAGGACACATTAGATTCCAAACAACAAATCATAGATAAACAGTCCCACGATCGGGAGCTCGATAGAATACGGTACATAGATTTGGAGAAGCAACTCGAAAGTCTTAGCAAGGATAAGCAAAGAGTTCAGAATCTTTGCGATAGCATACAACGAAGAACGGTCGATTTGGAACGCTCTATCGAGAGCAGGACGAAAGAGGTGCGTTTGTTAAACGAAAGATGCGTTGAGTTCGATACGATGAAGAAACAGCTTTATGAAGCCAACGCAAAATTGACTCTTCttgaaaaggaaaatatcagcTATGGCAAAGATTTGATAAAATACAAGGAGATATTGGAGCAAAAAGATGTTGAGCTGGATGAAACTATTATTAAACTAGAATACAAAGAAAAGGAAATTGGACAGTTTGTCAAACGACTTGAAGAAACTGCTTTGATAGAGATTAAATTACAAGAGCTGGAAAAGTTAAACCACGAATTAATGTCGCAGCAGAAAATTCAGGATGAAACCATTTCAACACTCAAGAAAGATTTATATGATGGAACATTAGCAACAAAGAAAGTCAAGCAAAATCTTGAAAGACTTGGTTTGAATGAGTCGGATATGGAAAAGACCGAAATGAATGTGGAAGTGTTCGTGGAAAAATTATGCAAAAATCCCGAATCATTCAAAACCGTTCGTGAGATTGTACTTAATGTTGGCAAAGAAATAACAAAATctgcagatatttgtgttttatgtcaCAAACACGAGATCTACACAGTTGAGAAAGACATCGAATTCTCAAACTGCGATGAGCCAGCGATGCCTAGTGAGCTAGAGCTAAAGTTAGATCAACTGAAGGCTGACAATATCGCTCTTCTAACTTCAAATGAATCTCTACAGGCTGAAAATGCTCGTCAAAAGGTGGAAGTGGCTACATTAGGATCTCAAATAACATCTCTTAATACACAACACGTCGCTCTACAACTAGCCAATTCTCAATTAGCTGCTGAAAAAGATATGTTTGTAAAACAGTTAGAAGCCAAGAAGCAAGCGTACGAATCACTTCAACATGACCAAATTACGCTTCAATGCCTCCACGAGCAACTAAGTAGTGAATATGAGTCTCTCAATAATGAGAAAGAAATACTTAAAAATTCTATCCGTGATCTCAAAACGGATAACAGAGATCTGAAGGAGCACGCACTTATTCTTGAAAAACAGTTGGAAAATTACAAGCTAGAATTAACATCTATGAAAGATGGAATTACCAATCTCACAAATCTGCGAGCAGAGCACTCAAAACTGAAAGACGACTTCAGGTGTTTATTTACAACTAGTGAACGCTTGAAGCAAGAGTACAAGAATAGACAGGAACAATACCGCGCATATCGATCGGAGAATAGCAGACTCAAATTACAGAACACTGAGTTGAGTGGGGAATTGAATAATAAGGTGGAGCAGATTACGAATCTCGAGATTGAATATACCAAGATGCACCAAAGATGCGAGGTAAGTTTGCGGATTATTCAGTCGTCAGTAACGTACTGATACACTGATATTTCTATTGATTCTACTAGATGCTGCTTCAGATGAATTCTACCTTGGACGTAGACAGACGTACATTGATGGACCACGTTTCACAGATTTTGGCACAATATCATGAACTGCTGGCGCATTCATTGGAGGACAAGCAACATTATCACGACGAAGAAAAGACTTTCACTGACCGAGTAAACAATTTACATCGTCAAAAAGAGAAGTTGGAAGAAAAAATCATGGAACACTATCGAAAACTGGATAGCTGTTCGCCTAAAAAGTAATCTGTAACTATTTTGATACAAAATAAGTGCTTATTTCATGTCCTCATCTTTAGAAAACCATTTGGAttgaattttgtgaaaaaagttcGTAAAGCTGGATCTGAACTGATGAATCGTGTACCGAATCGGGTAagtaaactaataaaaaatggtCCTATTCATAAACACTATTGCACAGGATACATTCTAGAATCGTCGTTCTTGGGTCGATGAGTCCCGGCTTACCCAATCTCAATTCACACTTGGCTCCGAATCTGGTGGAAACGAATCGGATAATAGCATAGAAGAACCCAATTCGGTCGCTTCTGATACAAATTTGTTGCAAAGAAATTCGGTTCTCAGGCAGAGTTTACAACGAAAACCGAACAATGAAGCCTTAAATACAAGTCTTCTGAGGGGTGGCATTCGGAGCAGTTTACAGGCCTCCCGTCGAGACGGAACAACACAGGCTCATAGAAATAGTTTTCCGGGGTAAGTTCCCATTTGCGATCGATTTAAAACGTAAAAGGTAATGTCATATTTTATAGATTTGATAGTGCGACAGATAATCTGAACCTTGGAATAGCCGGAACCCGACGAACCGTGTATTTGATGGATGAGAAAGGTGCGAATGCAGCTAATTCCGGCTCGAGCACACCAACCGGTGTTGTTGGTTTGTCCAGCTCCTCTCCTCCTGTCTCGTTATCTTGTTCTCCCCAACCTTCCGGCACGAGCACGGCACAACCTCAAACGGCATCAAATAATCAGCATAACCATTCTTCCACCACTACTAATGACACGCTCCTTCTCCTGAATCGAGTCTCTACCACAACAACTCTGAAAACAACCGAAAGTAGCACTGTGCCGCAGACAATGGTTGTCAATCCAAATCCTTCTGGTAGTCCAACATTGGCTAGTGCAACAACGGATGCTGACGCAAATAAAAAGGATGCAAGCGTTAAAAAGGTAAAAAATCGAGAGGGTGCTATTTGGTATGAATATGGGTGTGTTTGataaaaatccgaaaaaaatatgaaagcaAACTTGGGAGAAATTTTTGAGTAAACGAAAGTGCATTTAAAAACAGATAAGAAATGAATCTGACAAAATTGTTTCTATTACAATACGGACTGAAAACAAGTTGAtaagtaatttaaaaaccatagGTTAGGATCAATAGTATTAATGATGAATATCATTGTCTTAATTTGCACATTTCCCATTTACATCAGATAAAATGACCATAACGACAGTAATGAAACAACGAGTTTGTAAAACGAAAGTGATTATTTTTAAATAGCATGTTTCCTGTAACATTGTATCTATTAGGCTAAAGGTTATTATAATGTAACAATATTTTGTATTCGAAAACATAGCAAGTAGTTATGAGTTTAGTAGATTGAGGATTCAGCCTTTATCGTTGCTTTTCGTAATCaatacgtcgaaaatatgacaACAAAAGATTTGCGATTGTGATATAACCGTATAAATAATAAAACAGCAATTAtaactaaacatattaattttgtgtaagaatctacgttttgatgaaattacgaatacagttgatgtttcgaagccTGTTATACAAgaataaaaaatcatgaaatcaaAATATCGTTCTCATAAATATTGTATCAATCAATAGGTAGGTTATAAAATGACCTGCACGATATAACATACAAAAGGTAAAAGTTTTGTGCAGATTGAATAAAACAGTTTAATTTTGATGTCACTAACAACCCCAAAAACAATAAGCTCTAATAAACAATCTGTCCAATCCCAACATTTTTAGAATACATCTTGAAATATACTCTAAACATGACGCAAGAGTCGAACATTTGACTGAATTTCAAATGACATAATAAATCGTGAAAACATAAGGTAAAGCCCACGATGAGCTATTATGTCTCTAAACGGTAAGTTGGATTATTGTATTTTAGCGATATGTAGTTCGTGCTTAGTGCCTTAACAGTTGCACAATATGCATAATTTTGTATTTCTCGCATTCATTTTGTCCAATATACCAATcactgggcctgattctcgaatacactacgaatacacttcacggtggaaacggaatgaaacgcattcgcgatgacaacggtacggtgttgacatatggatgcgagattagtttcccactaaatttatcattataatatcaaattatcttcagattaaatttttgtatgagattattatatcacatgaagaaaacaaagttttccacgcacattgaataccagtttgatacgaagaagttaattttcattaatgattttttatttgaaaagtgctcattctgtctgaaaactcatcattgggcctgattctcgaatacacttcacggtggaaacaacataaacggcacgccattgaactacgttttacgagttagtgaagtgtcgaagataataatgagttctcaggcagaatgagcacttttcaaataaaaaatcattaatgaaaattaacttcttcgtatcaaactggtattcaatgtgagtggaaaactttgttttcttcatgtgatataataatctcatacaaaaatttcatctgaagataattagatattataatgataaatttagtgggagactaatctcgcatccagatgtcgacaccgtaccgttgttatcgcgaatgcgtttcataccgtttccaccgtgaagtgtattcgtagtgtattcgagaatcaggcccattatcttcgacacttcacttaCTCGTAAGACGTAGCTCAATGGCGtgacgtttatttcgtttccaccgtgaagtgtattcgagaatcaggcccactaTTTTACCGAGTCACGCGAAAAATTCaaccctattctgtattccgacggattttcgttcaaaaccgttatttcattcgagttataattacgcattccctatttcgaacctTTTGTCCATTTattgttcgaagagaaacagatcgaacgaaatgcaaatcaactcgaacggaatacagaatggaattttattaagttgttcgaaatatttcgaattgaTCGAAATACTGAATAGGGGTGATTATCTGCCTGCCTTTCATTTTATATATCGGTGCTGAGTTTGCCAACACAACAGCTACAGCATTTGACTTCCATACAAGCGATTCTATGATGCAAGGAGGAACCGTTTGGATGCTAGGTTGTCTAGAGGAGCGGTGCATGAAAACATTGAAGGAGAAAGCAAAAGCGGTATTGTTCACTTGGAACGAGAGAAAATTGATTAAAAACCACTTACTCAATACGCAAGCGCCGTAGTTAATAATATTCACAAGCTATGCTAAAGCGCATTAATAGTTGTCCACAACCTTGATAGATAGCCGCAAAGTGGTTTTAACAAGTTGACCCACCTCGTATGTATTACGCATTGATTGAACGTAGTGCGATGAAACGTCAAGTGCTTATATTTATAAACAGAAATCTGTTCTAATTGCTTACTCAATTTCCAGAAGTGCGACGTGAAATCAAGCTTTATTAACTTACTAATAGAGCGGTACACTCCTTAATAGTGCGAAATATTTGTATTTTCAATATGAGCAGTAGCTACTACTTCGCAATAGTTGGTCATAATGACAATCCTATTTTCGAAATGGAATTTGTAAATGCCAATAAGGAAACTAAGGTTGGTATTAATTGTATATCGGCAATGTTATATAAAGCGTTTACACTAGTGATTTATTCACGTGATGAaatatgagatttatagaaatcgcatgaACCGTTTACACTGTTCCTTCATGCAATTAGATGTTATGCTAAATGTACGACCAGTTTACATATTGGGTAGTTGTTCCAATAGTAGTGGTATAACGATATTTAGCGTTTTTTTACTTCagaaaatgaaaattggaagtttCTACAATTATCAAATAATTTGTATTGATTTTGTGGAAATACATCTACGATTTGGTAAATTCTAAGGCTTCatgtattcatttatttataatcAAAACGATGATTTTCTTCCAAAATGTAATGCAACAGAGAAATCTCATAGCAAATcttaaaaattatcaatgtaAGCAGaatttctgtatcaaaaatcgtcgtaaaaaatattgaactattttacataatataattgaaaaatccaCATGATGAAACTATAATATAGAAACGGGTTTATCGGCCCTAAGACCGAGCGCTTCTGAACGAGTACGATGCAGACTGAAGCGAAGGCAGCTAACACATCTCTTTCTGAAAAAACCGCCGCTCTGAAGAGAAagagggcctgatcacgaacgtcacttcacggtgaaaacaaaaTGATTCGTATGCAAGATAATATAAAcatcattccgttttcaccgtgaagtgacgtttgtGATCAGGCTCAGAGTGTGAAGAGATGGAGCAGCTTTCATCGAGAATCGCGtcagttcttcaagaaactaaacggaATCTGCTAGAACAAgaaaggaggcatcttgacgaacaaaCGCGgtgtgatcgaaaggtggaggcagcactacgatgaacatctgaacagcgcgcagacaggagaccaagagggcgttgaggaggactacaacggtgcagtgaacaacgaAGAGAAACCGGTTGATAGGATGTACCGGTTGATAGGacctgggacacagaacagctaccggaggagtggaaggccGGGGTAATCTTCCCTTTCTATAAAAAAGATGACaagctggattgtgggaacttcAATCacgatcctgaatggtgcctacgaAGTTCTGTCACAGATCTGGTTTCGCCGTCTATCACCagtagtaagtagatttgtgggaagatATCAGACCGGATTCGTACCCGGTTGTTCGGGGTAGAcaagatttttacactgcggcagatcctccaaaagtgccgcgagtatcaggtccttACGCTACACGACAgttatggagaatcatggacgaacgCGGCTTTcctcgaaagctgacaagattGATTCAGACAACGATAAACGGTGTGCGGttcagtgtgcggatctcaggcgatctgtcggaatcgtttgagactcacagagggtttcgacaaggcgatgggcCTTCTTGTCGGCTCTCCAACCTTGCGcaggaaggtgttatgcggagagcgggcttcaacatgcgggcacgatttttttcaacaagcgtagtcagtttatctgcttcgccgatgacgtggacataatcggaagaatacatgcgacggtagcgaacctgtatacccgactgaaacacgaagcagtgctgattgggcttgggatcaatgcgtctaagactaaatgcatgccagcaggagggactgatcaCAACAGAATTCTGTGTTGTGAtggacggcgacgagctcgaggtggtagaggaatttgtctatcTTGGCTCGTTGacaacaactgacaacaacagccgtgaaattcgactCATACTGCCTTTCTacacatagttgtcccatgttacttctTGACAATTATCACTttccttcataaaacgatgtttttacgcCTAATCTTCTGGAAAAACTCGAAAACGTTATTGTTTGTTCCAAGCTTTTAAAatcaacatcaagctcaattgtcccatgttgatattctaagcataactgtcccgctatgtattttttgtagatcgacaataaatgaatcggttcaagtataAGAATTTATGTCatgctttcagcagggctaaagCACTCACTTTTGGGCTGGGAGAACGAACTTATTCTCAAACAAAACACGTGTACAACTTGCAAGCGAACGTTTAATAACAattagatttatattctgcagaGATGTTgtagatcactcccttcttcataaaacgatgtttttatgcataataattcgaataaaacacaaaaaacttattgtttgtaaaaattattgttcccaggtgataataatttttaaacttATAATCAAGCTAGATTGATTCAATTgagggaaacttttcacatttcattagacaatagtttactgctcccaaaaacccggtgtattagtaaactgaaatgcttaaagcttcttgtagacaaatatgctagaaaactttgactgcgtttttctcagatcctgattttggaacatgggacaactatgcgtagaacggcagcggTCAATGAATGTCGCGCCTACTATGGGATCCGCAAATTCTTCACGCTCAACAAACTCCTACCCTGTACGAAgagtaccatgtacaaatccatAATTCGACCAGTTGTTCTCTATGGCCACGAATCATGGACAATGctcgaagaggactcacaagcactTGGTATTTTCGAATGCCGAGTGCTCCGAACAATATTCGGTGtcgtacaggaaaacggagtatggagaaggagaatgaaccatgaataagcgcaactctacggcgaacctaGCATCCACAAAGTCGCCAAgactggacgagtgcgatgggcaagGCATGTTGTAAGATTGCAGGACAGCAGCCCTACAAAGATGGGGTTCGCATCGAATGCTGTAGGAACAAggaggagaggagcccagcgagcgaggtggttggaccaggtgaagCAGGatttggcaagaatcggtgcagctgAGAGTTGATGAACTGCAGCTAAGAACCGAATGCATTGGCGGAACAAAGTTGTAAATCAGATCCAATTTCTTCAAGGGATGTAGCATCACTGTAAATTGATTCAGCGGCCCTTTCCAGTAATAGAATTACTGTTCCAGTCAAGATTTGAGATCAGATTTTGATTTGTCGTTTTCGGCTGCAGGTGATAATAATGAACAGGAATGTCTAATAGTGTCTGGTGATGCTGACAAAAATAATACAAAGAAGCAAGCTGTCAGGTTTCATCTCAGACCTAAAGTAGCATTCATTTGGAACTGTTCAAGTTGCTGTTAATGCTTGTCtggaagccaaatatttgacactttttgacagaagtagttgtatttttgaaatttgtacaaacactattttgtttgccgcccttcaattatcaacagtggcaaacaatgtcaaacatcgaacttgaaaaatttcgattgaaatatttaaggtaacttaatcatgtaccgacaggtttgacaaACAGGTCGATAAaacattttaggcatccaataaatgaatatttgcttgtcgcgTTTTGTGTCAAATATGTTTGATCAGTACAAGTTGATAAAATtttgtctgtcaaaaagagtcaaatatttggcttcggtcaaacagtgtatgagcacccttagtgtGGTTTTGATTGTTGGCGcaaagaaaccccaatgttcaagaattgaTATGATAGAGGTCTGTATCTATAGCACCTTACCCCTCTCCAATGGAACGACACTGTATACAACTGATAGATGTCGATTGTAGGTTCGTCATTCTATCCACTGCTTGTTTTGAAAGAAATGCAATTTCATTGCTCGGATTTATTTCACCGTTATTGTCGATCCTCCATTACTATTACCAAAATTGATTCCAACAGTTTTCGAATAGTCGGAAAAAGTTGACGTCCAGCGGCGTGATTTGAGTGGAATTTGATGCAATACAAATGAGGATTGTTTTTTTCGTGCATAGCTGCATCGTTTCATATGAGACATGTGATTTATGTCCATCTAGATCTAGAAAGAGTATAATAGGAAAcg from Toxorhynchites rutilus septentrionalis strain SRP chromosome 3, ASM2978413v1, whole genome shotgun sequence encodes:
- the LOC129778528 gene encoding protein Daple isoform X1 gives rise to the protein MSTSEIEEFVNGALISWVESCLPRHEIIAGYASLLDGTILHSVYLQIDPEPQYLPVNVKSTDSHTLINARSRSFDAIVRNLRNLYNEELGQTILALPDCSMLCQSPESRAGLEQMKLLITLLLGAAVQCPNKEIFIARIKELDVNTQHAIVEIIKQVTDSQTLVLTQEAMDHLPEEACKHILRLAKERDQYHSKWMSSVMSDVDTMNSSSSKSSLHNSSSSGTSSANTPLTSSENNHLAVELADYKSKLRKLRQELEEKSEVLMEVKEELDHKCSQYEKLRIESQDWYSEARRAAAYRDEVDVLRERGERADRLEIEVQKLREKLSDAEFYRTRVEELREDNRMLLETKEMLEEQLLRSRKRSDQVMILETEIIKFKQMMNDMSLERDVDKSKLQDLLEENVQLQLATKNLMAGTEAAINQNQSDTEEDIPSNDNSLSEQLTTNAQSRALKLELENRRLLAALDGLKETSFHESSNKILDLEKDKKKISLRLEQMQDNCNRLVQQNSELENVFKNALEENKKLQDTLDSKQQIIDKQSHDRELDRIRYIDLEKQLESLSKDKQRVQNLCDSIQRRTVDLERSIESRTKEVRLLNERCVEFDTMKKQLYEANAKLTLLEKENISYGKDLIKYKEILEQKDVELDETIIKLEYKEKEIGQFVKRLEETALIEIKLQELEKLNHELMSQQKIQDETISTLKKDLYDGTLATKKVKQNLERLGLNESDMEKTEMNVEVFVEKLCKNPESFKTVREIVLNVGKEITKSADICVLCHKHEIYTVEKDIEFSNCDEPAMPSELELKLDQLKADNIALLTSNESLQAENARQKVEVATLGSQITSLNTQHVALQLANSQLAAEKDMFVKQLEAKKQAYESLQHDQITLQCLHEQLSSEYESLNNEKEILKNSIRDLKTDNRDLKEHALILEKQLENYKLELTSMKDGITNLTNLRAEHSKLKDDFRCLFTTSERLKQEYKNRQEQYRAYRSENSRLKLQNTELSGELNNKVEQITNLEIEYTKMHQRCEMLLQMNSTLDVDRRTLMDHVSQILAQYHELLAHSLEDKQHYHDEEKTFTDRVNNLHRQKEKLEEKIMEHYRKLDSCSPKKKPFGLNFVKKVRKAGSELMNRVPNRNRRSWVDESRLTQSQFTLGSESGGNESDNSIEEPNSVASDTNLLQRNSVLRQSLQRKPNNEALNTSLLRGGIRSSLQASRRDGTTQAHRNSFPGFDSATDNLNLGIAGTRRTVYLMDEKGANAANSGSSTPTGVVGLSSSSPPVSLSCSPQPSGTSTAQPQTASNNQHNHSSTTTNDTLLLLNRVSTTTTLKTTESSTVPQTMVVNPNPSGSPTLASATTDADANKKDASVKKVKNREGAIWYEYGCV
- the LOC129778528 gene encoding protein Daple isoform X2, which translates into the protein MSTSEIEEFVNGALISWVESCLPRHEIIAGYASLLDGTILHSVYLQIDPEPQYLPVNVKSTDSHTLINARSRSFDAIVRNLRNLYNEELGQTILALPDCSMLCQSPESRAGLEQMKLLITLLLGAAVQCPNKEIFIARIKELDVNTQHAIVEIIKQVTDSQTLVLTQEAMDHLPEEACKHILRLAKERDQYHSKWMSSVMSDVDTMNSSSSKSSLHNSSSSGTSSANTPLTSSENNHLAVELADYKSKLRKLRQELEEKSEVLMEVKEELDHKCSQYEKLRIESQDWYSEARRAAAYRDEVDVLRERGERADRLEIEVQKLREKLSDAEFYRTRVEELREDNRMLLETKEMLEEQLLRSRKRSDQVMILETEIIKFKQMMNDMSLERDVDKSKLQDLLEENVQLQLATKNLMAGTEAAINQNQSDTEEDIPSNDNSLSEQLTTNAQSRALKLELENRRLLAALDGLKETSFHESSNKILDLEKDKKKISLRLEQMQDNCNRLVQQNSELENVFKNALEENKKLQDTLDSKQQIIDKQSHDRELDRIRYIDLEKQLESLSKDKQRVQNLCDSIQRRTVDLERSIESRTKEVRLLNERCVEFDTMKKQLYEANAKLTLLEKENISYGKDLIKYKEILEQKDVELDETIIKLEYKEKEIGQFVKRLEETALIEIKLQELEKLNHELMSQQKIQDETISTLKKDLYDGTLATKKVKQNLERLGLNESDMEKTEMNVEVFVEKLCKNPESFKTVREIVLNVGKEITKSADICVLCHKHEIYTVEKDIEFSNCDEPAMPSELELKLDQLKADNIALLTSNESLQAENARQKVEVATLGSQITSLNTQHVALQLANSQLAAEKDMFVKQLEAKKQAYESLQHDQITLQCLHEQLSSEYESLNNEKEILKNSIRDLKTDNRDLKEHALILEKQLENYKLELTSMKDGITNLTNLRAEHSKLKDDFRCLFTTSERLKQEYKNRQEQYRAYRSENSRLKLQNTELSGELNNKVEQITNLEIEYTKMHQRCEMLLQMNSTLDVDRRTLMDHVSQILAQYHELLAHSLEDKQHYHDEEKTFTDRVNNLHRQKEKLEEKIMEHYRKLDSCSPKKKPFGLNFVKKVRKAGSELMNRVPNRDTF